From the genome of Leptospira yasudae, one region includes:
- a CDS encoding PP2C family protein-serine/threonine phosphatase, with translation MKPILFGYFLLCLIASDLYSNPIDPEKVQPLNEGWEYKHEGRENFQMILPGVGLTSQGFEIPIKGVYRVRVEYPLTSPTGSQGIFLDRIQSADKVYFNDKLIGKTGEIDSYSAAWFRSRLYKIPLEWIEKGKSNTIRVEIECRELGFHCGIFRSIPKLGDFDELKDALIQEDALQLVLIVLFLGVFLQQSISYSLNRHSRASIFLSLSAFLFVFWRIPLLHKMHYAEVPFGLLTRSFFSSQSVFPACILYFLYALFRKKTGTAAKIVMKSSLVIGALHLFELDGTQRVLLVYAWEGILVFMAVLLIPMFYEELRKKVMEALIMVGGVGLLAIFAIIDVVLDNLTGKNMFLSQYGFFALLISGAVSISYQNARAHTELKKLNANLEGKVEQRTAELRRQNRILHEELEMAANLQTRLIPQLDGRIHRLSVNSVYIPVDQVGGDFLDYHILNEKKVMFILCDVLGHGVASALVSSMLKVSFLELSRKLDEPSKILSELNNRMFQVLEKNFISALVCLYDLERDEFRYSIAGHPPPVLIREEPAEPEFLKGRGMILGMMKTIEPETYTIALKTGDRFFFYTDGVTEALSPQREIFGERRLLEVLKNNFSRNPRNLNEEILSTVKSFSSSKIPDDLTYLTVDIL, from the coding sequence ATGAAACCGATTCTCTTCGGATATTTCCTATTATGTCTGATCGCTTCGGATCTATATTCGAACCCGATCGATCCTGAAAAAGTACAACCCCTCAACGAAGGATGGGAATACAAGCACGAAGGAAGGGAGAATTTTCAGATGATTCTTCCCGGAGTCGGTTTGACGAGCCAAGGTTTCGAGATTCCGATCAAAGGAGTTTACCGAGTTCGAGTGGAATATCCGCTAACGTCTCCCACGGGTTCTCAGGGAATTTTTTTGGATCGGATTCAATCCGCGGACAAGGTTTACTTCAACGATAAGCTGATCGGAAAGACGGGAGAAATCGATTCGTATTCCGCCGCTTGGTTTCGAAGCCGTTTGTATAAGATTCCTTTGGAATGGATCGAAAAAGGAAAATCGAATACGATCCGAGTCGAGATCGAATGCAGGGAACTCGGATTTCACTGCGGGATCTTCCGCAGCATACCCAAGTTAGGCGACTTTGACGAACTCAAGGACGCGTTGATTCAGGAAGACGCGCTCCAGCTCGTGTTGATCGTTTTGTTTCTCGGAGTCTTTTTGCAGCAATCGATTTCGTATTCGTTGAACAGACATTCGAGAGCGAGCATCTTTCTTTCCTTGTCCGCGTTTCTGTTCGTCTTCTGGAGAATTCCTCTTCTGCACAAGATGCACTACGCCGAAGTTCCCTTCGGGCTTTTGACGAGATCCTTCTTTTCTTCGCAGAGCGTTTTTCCGGCTTGTATATTATATTTTTTGTATGCGTTGTTCCGTAAAAAGACCGGGACCGCTGCCAAGATCGTGATGAAGTCCAGTCTTGTGATCGGTGCGCTGCATTTGTTCGAACTCGACGGAACACAAAGGGTTCTTCTCGTTTACGCTTGGGAAGGGATTTTAGTGTTCATGGCCGTTCTTCTGATTCCTATGTTTTACGAGGAACTGAGAAAGAAGGTGATGGAAGCCTTGATTATGGTGGGCGGGGTCGGACTTCTCGCGATCTTTGCGATCATCGACGTCGTTCTCGACAATCTTACGGGTAAGAATATGTTCTTATCGCAGTACGGATTTTTCGCCCTTTTGATTTCGGGGGCGGTGAGTATTTCGTATCAGAATGCGAGGGCGCACACGGAACTCAAAAAACTCAACGCCAATCTCGAAGGAAAGGTGGAACAAAGAACCGCCGAACTCAGACGGCAGAATCGGATTCTCCACGAGGAATTGGAAATGGCCGCTAATCTTCAGACGCGTTTGATTCCGCAGCTCGACGGAAGGATTCATCGTCTTTCCGTGAATTCGGTTTATATTCCGGTCGATCAGGTGGGCGGCGACTTCTTGGATTATCATATTCTCAATGAGAAAAAGGTAATGTTCATTCTTTGCGACGTTCTCGGACACGGGGTCGCGTCGGCTTTGGTTTCTTCTATGCTCAAGGTTTCGTTTTTGGAACTCAGCAGAAAACTGGACGAACCTTCCAAGATTCTTTCCGAACTCAACAACCGGATGTTTCAGGTTTTGGAAAAAAATTTCATCTCCGCTCTCGTATGTTTGTACGATCTTGAACGGGACGAGTTCCGGTATTCGATCGCGGGTCATCCTCCTCCCGTTTTGATCCGGGAAGAACCGGCCGAGCCGGAGTTTTTAAAAGGAAGAGGAATGATTCTCGGGATGATGAAAACGATCGAACCCGAAACCTACACGATCGCGTTGAAAACGGGGGATCGATTCTTCTTTTATACGGACGGGGTTACGGAGGCTTTGAGTCCGCAGAGGGAAATTTTCGGAGAGCGCAGACTTTTGGAAGTTTTAAAGAATAATTTCTCCCGAAATCCCCGGAATTTGAACGAAGAAATTCTTTCCACGGTGAAATCTTTTTCCTCTTCTAAGATCCCGGACGACCTGACTTACTTGACTGTGGATATATTGTAG
- the dusA gene encoding tRNA dihydrouridine(20/20a) synthase DusA — MIVPNSKIPKPYPVSLAPMMDWTDRHFRYFLRLISRHTFLYTEMIHTGAILRGDRNRFLSYSAEELPLAVQLGGDDANALAESSKICEDYGYSEINLNVGCPSDRVREGNFGACLMETPERVAELVSAMDAATSIPVTVKCRIGIPGKESYEDLVRFIDCVRQAGVRRFIVHARIAILGGLSPAQNRQVPPLRYADVETLKKEFPDLLIEINGGIRTLSEMKERLQWNDGVMIGRAAYETPYLFSEVDSLFYGDDTPSLSRREVVERMQEYIEEVILEGKQGGKPHHALRHMLGLFHGEKGARSFRRILTENMYSNYTNDLLSKAVREIPNDALDLIPSI, encoded by the coding sequence ATGATCGTTCCGAATTCTAAAATTCCAAAGCCTTACCCCGTTTCCTTGGCGCCGATGATGGATTGGACGGATCGTCATTTTCGATATTTCTTAAGGCTGATATCCAGACATACGTTTCTTTATACGGAGATGATTCACACAGGTGCGATCCTGCGCGGAGATCGGAATCGTTTTTTGTCGTACAGCGCGGAAGAACTTCCTCTTGCGGTTCAGTTGGGCGGCGACGATGCGAACGCTCTCGCAGAATCTTCTAAGATTTGCGAAGACTACGGGTATTCCGAAATCAATCTGAACGTGGGTTGTCCGAGCGATCGGGTTCGGGAAGGAAACTTCGGCGCGTGTTTGATGGAAACTCCCGAACGGGTCGCGGAACTCGTATCCGCGATGGACGCGGCTACATCGATTCCGGTAACGGTGAAATGCAGAATCGGAATTCCCGGCAAAGAATCCTACGAGGATTTGGTCCGATTTATCGATTGTGTCCGCCAAGCGGGCGTAAGGCGATTTATCGTTCACGCGAGAATCGCGATCTTAGGCGGACTTTCTCCCGCGCAAAACCGTCAAGTTCCTCCTCTGCGTTATGCGGATGTTGAAACCTTAAAAAAAGAATTCCCCGATCTTTTGATCGAGATCAACGGAGGAATCCGAACGCTTTCCGAAATGAAAGAACGGCTTCAATGGAATGACGGCGTGATGATCGGACGCGCGGCGTATGAAACTCCATATCTTTTTTCCGAAGTCGATTCCTTGTTTTACGGAGACGACACGCCTTCCTTGAGTAGAAGAGAAGTCGTTGAACGCATGCAGGAATACATCGAAGAAGTGATACTCGAAGGGAAACAGGGCGGAAAGCCGCATCACGCGCTTCGTCACATGCTCGGTTTGTTTCACGGTGAAAAAGGAGCGCGCAGTTTCCGGAGAATTCTCACCGAGAATATGTATTCGAATTACACGAACGATCTTTTGTCGAAAGCGGTGAGAGAGATTCCGAACGACGCGCTTGATTTGATTCCTTCGATCTAA
- a CDS encoding LIC10647 family lipoprotein: protein MDFLRSKHKPILCKRWIFLLLAGFCLGFLSSCKTLESFFETIILTGGVDSTQLNFFAKYNPLEEWVRSNGGLKVPERDVRPVNHDPPKSVPFYTIGSIPRRLPGAPYSGYLAIFNYFAYGFTVTSPRTFRGDLLNFPDDGRISSNLVEQTFFGLYPLPDPFGRKAEYLYMDYQAYATFYLGFIASQNWNFGIGVNLGYSVYDFDILEKGYRVSTARNQTRAIAGFKLLYEYNIGRFFEDTIFYNVYLYLEASTIGNIANNDRDSFNIGNFGKTPITQTVPASNAEGYHDLYLTMSTLRIGVRKEIQLSRPAMDDLLRKDREPPKESAPPKETQPVPPRI, encoded by the coding sequence ATGGACTTTCTCCGCTCGAAACACAAACCAATCCTATGCAAACGATGGATTTTTCTTTTGCTCGCCGGATTCTGTCTCGGATTTCTTTCTTCCTGCAAAACCTTAGAATCCTTTTTCGAAACGATCATTTTGACCGGAGGCGTGGATTCCACCCAATTGAATTTTTTCGCGAAATACAATCCCTTGGAAGAATGGGTTCGTTCCAACGGAGGACTTAAGGTTCCGGAACGGGACGTCCGTCCCGTAAATCACGATCCTCCGAAATCGGTTCCATTTTACACGATCGGTTCCATCCCGAGAAGACTTCCCGGCGCGCCCTATTCCGGTTATTTAGCCATCTTCAATTATTTCGCATACGGTTTTACTGTGACGTCCCCGAGAACGTTCCGAGGAGATCTTTTGAACTTTCCGGACGACGGAAGAATTTCCTCCAATTTGGTGGAACAGACGTTTTTCGGATTGTATCCGCTTCCCGATCCGTTCGGGAGAAAGGCGGAATATCTCTATATGGATTACCAGGCTTACGCGACCTTTTATCTCGGTTTTATAGCTTCGCAAAATTGGAACTTCGGAATCGGAGTCAACCTCGGCTACAGCGTTTACGATTTCGACATATTAGAAAAAGGTTATAGAGTTTCGACGGCGAGAAATCAAACGAGGGCCATCGCCGGGTTCAAATTGTTATACGAATACAACATCGGCCGTTTTTTCGAAGATACGATCTTCTATAACGTCTATCTGTATTTGGAAGCGTCGACCATCGGAAACATCGCGAACAACGATCGGGACTCGTTCAATATAGGGAACTTCGGGAAGACCCCGATCACGCAAACCGTGCCCGCTTCCAATGCGGAAGGGTATCACGATCTTTATCTGACCATGTCCACGCTTCGGATCGGAGTCCGCAAAGAAATCCAGTTATCCAGACCGGCTATGGACGATTTGCTTCGTAAAGACAGAGAACCTCCCAAAGAATCCGCTCCTCCGAAAGAAACGCAACCCGTGCCTCCGAGAATTTAA